From Geovibrio ferrireducens, the proteins below share one genomic window:
- a CDS encoding virulence RhuM family protein, whose protein sequence is MPDRKLIRNSTAEFLIFTGQSGEQSIEARYEDETIWLSQKLMGQLFDVGINTINYHLKEIFESGEISPEATVRKFRIVQTEGSRNVARQVEFYNLDAIISVGYRVNSVRATQFRQWATGVLKEFAIKGYVLDKKRLENGSFLGEDYFERLLEEIREIRLSERRFYQKMTDIYATSVDYNKDAPTTKTFFAKVQNKLHYAVHGSTAAELIMNRADSTKEHMGLTTWEKAPDGKIVKSDVSTAKNYLTKDELQSLGRIVNAYLDLAEERARRKIPMTMEDWAKRLDMFLEFDDRAVLQDSGKITAQIAKEHAESEFEKYRIIQDRLFESDFDRMLKRIENKEE, encoded by the coding sequence ATGCCAGATAGAAAGCTAATCCGCAACAGCACAGCAGAATTTTTGATATTCACCGGACAATCAGGCGAACAGAGCATTGAAGCCAGATATGAGGATGAAACAATATGGCTGTCGCAGAAACTGATGGGACAGCTTTTTGATGTGGGGATCAACACCATAAACTATCATCTCAAAGAGATTTTTGAGAGTGGAGAAATCAGCCCTGAAGCAACTGTTCGAAAATTTCGAATAGTTCAAACAGAAGGCAGCAGAAACGTTGCCAGACAAGTTGAATTTTATAACCTTGATGCAATAATCTCTGTCGGCTACAGGGTAAATTCTGTTCGGGCTACGCAGTTCCGCCAATGGGCAACGGGCGTTCTGAAAGAATTTGCCATAAAGGGCTATGTCCTTGATAAAAAACGACTGGAAAACGGCAGCTTTCTGGGGGAAGATTACTTTGAGCGTCTGCTTGAGGAAATCAGGGAAATACGCCTTAGTGAGAGGCGCTTTTACCAGAAAATGACCGATATATACGCAACCAGCGTTGATTACAACAAAGACGCACCCACCACCAAAACCTTTTTCGCAAAGGTGCAGAATAAGCTTCATTACGCAGTGCACGGCAGCACGGCGGCGGAATTAATCATGAACAGGGCAGACAGCACCAAAGAACACATGGGGCTGACCACTTGGGAAAAAGCACCTGACGGAAAAATAGTCAAATCTGATGTATCGACAGCAAAAAACTATCTCACCAAAGACGAACTTCAGTCACTGGGCAGAATCGTGAACGCCTATCTTGACTTGGCAGAGGAAAGAGCGAGGCGCAAAATTCCCATGACAATGGAAGACTGGGCAAAGCGGCTAGATATGTTTTTGGAGTTTGACGACCGTGCAGTCTTGCAGGATTCGGGAAAGATAACCGCTCAGATTGCCAAAGAACACGCCGAAAGTGAATTTGAAAAATACCGCATTATTCAGGATCGCTTATTCGAGAGCGATTTTGACAGGATGCTCAAAAGGATAGAAAACAAGGAGGAGTGA